DNA from Arthrobacter sp. SLBN-112:
TGGGTGGCGACTTCGAGCGGGGACTCGCAGCGTTGGCTTCCACCGTTGCGGCACGGAAGAGCTGAGGCGTCCAGGTGGGCGCTGTGGACCAGGCGCTGGCCCAGGTTGAGGAACCGGACCGCAGCTGCCTGCAGCACGTGGTGGAGCTTGCGCGGTCCCTGGCTCCCGGCGCCACGGAGGGCATGAGCTACGGCATGCCCGCCCTCAAGCTCGACGGCAAACCACTGCTGGCCGCCATAGCTACGGCAAAGCACCTCTCGATCTTTCCGTTCTCCTCCGCCGTGGTGGAGGCGGTGGCGGACAGGCTCGAGGGGTACTCGCTGTCCAAGGGAACCATCCGCTTCACCGCGGACCACCCCGT
Protein-coding regions in this window:
- a CDS encoding iron chaperone, yielding MGAVDQALAQVEEPDRSCLQHVVELARSLAPGATEGMSYGMPALKLDGKPLLAAIATAKHLSIFPFSSAVVEAVADRLEGYSLSKGTIRFTADHPVPDDVLADLIRRRIAEIRK